GCCCTATCGTCGTCACCGGGCGACTCGTACGGTGTGTGAGGATCGTAAAAGTGTACGAAAGCGAAGAAGGGGCTCTCCCCCTCGGACCTCCCGTCCAGCCAGCGAAAGGCGCTATCGAGAACGGCATCACCGCGACGTTGCGCCACGATTCCCGCTTCCAGACCGTCGGCGGAAGCTCCGAGCTCGTCGTCCCAGACGTCGAAGCCCCGAGCGATCCCGAAGCGGGAGTCAAGGACGAAGGCGCCGACGAAACCCGCGGTCTCATAATCGTTTGCCTTCAACTGCGACGCGAGCGTCGGGACGTCTCCACGTAGGGTGAACCCGACGTTGTCCCGCACTCCGTGGGCGACGGGAGTGAGGCCGGTGAAAAGCGATGCATGGGCCGGGAGTGTGGTGGGAGAAACGGTCGTCACGTCCTCGAACAACACGCCCTCCGACGCGAGCCGATCGCTCGCTTCCGTCCGGATTCCGGTCGCGCCATAACTCGAGAGGTGATCCGCGCGCAGGGTGTCCACACTGACGAGGAGCACGTTCCAGCGATTGGGCGCTTTCGGCGCGGTACCGCAGCCCATGAGCGCCGCAGTGAGCCAGAAGGAAAAGAGAGCTCGGGTCACTGATACCTCGAGATCGAGCTTAGTTTGACCGTCTTCGGCATTGCAAGCTGACGATGGGCGCGCTAGAATTTGCGTGCCTAAGGCTTTTGTTATCTGAAGGTTAGATCATGAAAGCATCATGGAGACTGCTCGTTGCCGCTAGCCTTCTGTTCGCTTTCGCCGCCATCGCCTCACCAGACGAGCGAATCGATCGATTGCCGGAGCATTACCGCAAATGGCTCCTGGAAGAGGTCCCCTACATCATCAGCGACGGGGAGAAAGAGACTTTCCTGCGCCTCGAGTCGGAAAAGGAACGGGAGACGTTCATCGACGTTTTCTGGCGAAAGCGGGACGAGAACCCATCGACGGTGGAGAACGAGTACAAGGAGGAGCACTATCGCCGGCTCGTGTACGCCAACGAGTTCCTCGGCAGGGACACGTTCCGTCCTGGCTGGCGAACCGATCGAGGTCGATATTACATTCTGCTCGGTGAGCCGAGGTCCCGCCAGAACTTCGAGTCCCGCGACGGGATCTATCCGGCAGAGCTCTGGTTCTACAACAACCCCGAGCTGAAGACTTACGCGCTTCCGCCCTTTTTCTACCTGTTGTTCTTTCGACGCCATGGGACGGGAGAGTTCGAGCTCTACGATCCCGTGGGCGATGGTCCCCAAGCTCTCTTGACGCGAGTCAACACCAAGAGCATGGACTACCGCGACGACGTGGAGAGGGCCTACAACGAGCTGACTTTCGTTGATCCGGAGCTCGCCAAGGCGTCACTGTCCTTCCGGACCGACGAGGGGGATCTCGCTCAATTCCAGGCCACGCCTTTCGGAACCTACGAGCTTCTGAACCAGATCGCGCTGGCGCCGTTGTACGGCGTAGACACGAGCTATGCTGAGAGGCTGGATTTCGAAAGAGGGACGGTCGAGAGCGATTACCTGTTTCGCTACGTCACGAGTGCGGGCATGATCAACGTGCTGCCCGGCCCCGGCGAAGCGAGCTACCTGCACTGGGTGATCGAGCTTCCGCCGCAGAACGTCGCCTTCGTCTTCGACAATGAGTCGGGCCTCTACGCTACCGCGTTCGTGGCGTCCATCGAGGTCGAATCGAAAGACGTCCCCGGCACGCTGGTCATGGAGGACCGAAAGGAGTCCTTCATTACCCTCAACTCCTACGAGGAGGCCTCGCTGCATCTACCCGTTTCCTATTCGGGGATGACGCCAATGGTGCCGGGAACGTACACGGTACGGGTGATCTTGCGCAACCGCGCTTGCCCTAGCCGGGACGAGTCCGATTGCGTGCGCAGCTATACGCTTCTCGATGGAGACGTCACCGTGCCGGAATGGCCGAAAACTCCCCTTCTTGGTGACCTGGTGCTCGCCTATGGAACCGAGCTCAGGGGCGGGGAGATCTCGTATCGCTCCTACCGATTCGGCTCACAGGAGATTCTCCCCAACCCAAGCGGGGTTTATTCGATCGGGGACGCGATCACCGTGGCGGCGACCGCCTGGAACGCGCCTGCGGGAGGCAGCATCCGTTTTCGCCTGGACAGCGCCGAAGCCGAAGGATTCATCGGCCCGGACCAAACCGTCCCGCTCAAGGGCGACGAGCCGATCGTTCAGGAGCTCGCGCTTCCGATCGCCGAGGGGGGTCGCTTCCGGTTGACGGCGACTCTTCTGGACGCTCAGCATCAAGAGCGCGACAAGACGTCCACATTGCTGACGGTCTCGCCCCGGACCTCCATCGACCGGCCTTCCGTGAGGGGAAGCATGCCCC
This genomic interval from Vicinamibacteria bacterium contains the following:
- a CDS encoding GWxTD domain-containing protein; the encoded protein is MKASWRLLVAASLLFAFAAIASPDERIDRLPEHYRKWLLEEVPYIISDGEKETFLRLESEKERETFIDVFWRKRDENPSTVENEYKEEHYRRLVYANEFLGRDTFRPGWRTDRGRYYILLGEPRSRQNFESRDGIYPAELWFYNNPELKTYALPPFFYLLFFRRHGTGEFELYDPVGDGPQALLTRVNTKSMDYRDDVERAYNELTFVDPELAKASLSFRTDEGDLAQFQATPFGTYELLNQIALAPLYGVDTSYAERLDFERGTVESDYLFRYVTSAGMINVLPGPGEASYLHWVIELPPQNVAFVFDNESGLYATAFVASIEVESKDVPGTLVMEDRKESFITLNSYEEASLHLPVSYSGMTPMVPGTYTVRVILRNRACPSRDESDCVRSYTLLDGDVTVPEWPKTPLLGDLVLAYGTELRGGEISYRSYRFGSQEILPNPSGVYSIGDAITVAATAWNAPAGGSIRFRLDSAEAEGFIGPDQTVPLKGDEPIVQELALPIAEGGRFRLTATLLDAQHQERDKTSTLLTVSPRTSIDRPSVRGSMPQIRPELPGIVSMALGEQYLALERDEKARELLERALVENKGLGPVREHLASLELEAGNSARAVELLEPVYAQIKDRVEVLSLLGQAYFYQNRFEEAVDVLEKAIALARPEPSMLNVLANASYRVGKLDRAQELLERSLSADPNQDDVKEILTKLKAERGSGPGS